In Sorghum bicolor cultivar BTx623 chromosome 8, Sorghum_bicolor_NCBIv3, whole genome shotgun sequence, one genomic interval encodes:
- the LOC8086103 gene encoding putative disease resistance protein RGA3: METIAISAASWAVGKALGPVSDGLLESWAASSSLGPNIRALKLELLYAQGMLNNARGREIRNPALGQLLLELGHQAYDADDVLDELEYFRVQDELDGTYETTDADTRGLVGGLVLNTRHTAKAVVCKLKLPSCSCASVVCQHIRKPKLKFDRVAISKRMVEIVEQLKPLCAKVSTILDLELQRTIASTGSSIHQGTAFSQTTRNTTPQIIEPKLYGRDELKNDIIDRITSKYCANDDLTVLSIVGPGGLGKTTFTQHINEDVKSHFHVRVWVCISQNFSASRLAQEIAKQIPKLDNEKENESAEDLIEKRLQSKQFLLVLDDMWTYHEDEWKKLLAPFKKVQTKGNMVIVTTRIPKVAQMVTTIGCPIRLERLSDEECMCFFQECVFGDQQTWEGHTNLHYYGCKIVKRLKGFPLAVKTVGRLLKAELTADHWRRVYESKEWEYQVNEDDIMPALKLSYNYLPFHLQQCFAHCALFPEDYEFGREELIHLWIGLGLLGLDDQNKRIEDTGLGYLSDLVSHGFLQEEKKQDGHTYYVIHDLLHDLARNVSAHECLSIQGPNMWKIQIPASIRHMSIIINNGDVQDKTSFENRKRGLDTLGKRLNTGKLRTLMLFGDHHGSFCKVFSDMFEEAKGLRVIFLSGASYDVEELLPRFLQLVHLRYLRMKGYVLNGRNLFARMSRFYNLLVLDLKECYIFSSTNTEDICASTRDMSNLVKIRHFLVPISSYHYGIFEVGKLKSIQELSRFEVKREKHGFEWIQLGQLEQLQGSLKIHNLEKVDGSAEIEEFKLVQLHNLNRLILGWDKNRPNRDPEMEQNVLECLKPHSNLRELCIRGHGGYTYPTWLCTDHTGKNLECLSLKDVAWKSLPPMLGELLMVGEERPSVAGQIFQNLKRLELVNIATLKKWSANSPFSKLEVLTIKGCSELTELPFPHMFPSLQEIYISKCEELVSVPPIPWSSSLSKAELITVGASIQYIDYRKTDQKIHVQFKKDALDRELWDVLAFTNLSEIREFRISECPLVPLHHLKVLNSLKTLHISDCTSVLWPTEGENDSPFEFPVEQLQISDCGATVKELLQLISYFPNLSTLVLWKRDNKQTGGAEETEAAAGGQLPLPLQLKELLQNQSSLRNLAIGDCLMLLSSSSIPSFYCPFPTSLQYLNLCGVKDAMLTLVPLTNLTKLDLYDCGGLRSEDLWHLLAQGRLKELEIWRAHNLLDVPKPSQMCEQDLPQHSSRLPALETDGEAGGAVSVPIGGQFSSSLTELDLGGNDDLEHFTMEQSEALQMLTSLQVLRILGYSRLQSLPEGLSGLPNLKRLVIWLCDSFRSLPKGGLPSSLVELHISFCKVIRSLPKGTLPSSLTELHINGCGAFRLLPKGSLPSSLKILRIRGCPAIRSLHEGSLPNSLQMLDVTDSNEKLQKQCQKLQGTIPIVKF; encoded by the coding sequence ATGGAGACGATCGCCATCAGCGCGGCAAGCTGGGCGGTCGGAAAAGCCTTGGGCCCTGTCTCCGATGGCCTGCTGGAGTCTTGGGCAGCCTCTTCAAGTCTAGGACCCAACATACGCGCCCTCAAGCTGGAGCTCCTGTACGCACAGGGGATGCTGAATAATGCCCGTGGCAGGGAGATCCGCAACCCCGCGCTGGGGCAGCTCTTGCTGGAGCTCGGCCACCAAGCGTACGATGCCGACGACGTGCTGGACGAGCTGGAGTACTTCCGTGTGCAGGACGAGCTTGATGGGACCTACGAGACCACTGATGCCGACACCAGGGGTCTCGTCGGGGGCCTCGTCCTCAACACTCGCCATACGGCTAAGGCCGTTGTCTGTAAGCTCAAGCTACCCTCATGCTCCTGTGCTTCTGTGGTGTGCCAGCATATTAGAAAGCCAAAGCTCAAGTTTGACCGAGTGGCAATCTCCAAAAGGATGGTGGAAATAGTTGAACAGCTTAAGCCGTTATGTGCCAAGGTCTCTACAATTCTTGATCTAGAGCTGCAGCGAACAATAGCCTCCACTGGCAGCTCAATCCATCAAGGCACTGCTTTCAGTCAAACCACCAGAAATACGACCCCACAGATTATAGAGCCAAAGTTATATGGGAGGGATGAACTGAAAAATGATATCATAGATAGAATAACATCTAAATATTGTGCCAATGACGATCTCACTGTGCTCTCAATAGTTGGTCCAGGGGGTCTTGGGAAGACAACATTCACACAACACATAAATGAAGACGTGAAGAGCCACTTCCATGTCCGGGTATGGGTATGCATCTCTCAGAATTTCAGTGCAAGTAGGTTGGCACAAGAAATCGCAAAACAAATCCCAAAACTTGACAATGAAAAGGAGAATGAAAGTGCTGAAGATCTGATAGAGAAAAGGTTGCAGTCCAAACAGTTCTTGCTTGTTTTGGATGACATGTGGACATATCACGAAGATGAATGGAAAAAACTGCTAGCGCCATTTAAGAAAGTACAAACAAAGGGTAACATGGTAATAGTGACAACAAGAATTCCGAAGGTGGCACAAATGGTTACAACAATAGGCTGTCCAATAAGATTAGAACGTTTAAGTGATGAAGAATGCATGTGTTTCTTCCAAGAATGTGTGTTTGGTGATCAACAAACATGGGAAGGGCATACTAATTTGCATTATTATGGGTGCAAAATAGTGAAGAGATTGAAAGGTTTCCCTCTTGCAGTAAAAACCGTTGGTAGATTGCTAAAAGCTGAACTTACTGCGGACCACTGGAGAAGAGTATATGAGAGTAAAGAGTGGGAATATCAGGTCAATGAGGATGATATTATGCCAGCACTAAAGCTTAGCTATAACTATCTTCCTTTCCATCTGCAACAATGTTTTGCCCACTGTGCCTTGTTCCCTGAAGATTATGAATTTGGAAGGGAAGAGTTAATCCACTTGTGGATAGGACTGGGGTTGTTAGGCCTCGATGATCAAAACAAGAGAATTGAAGATACTGGACTAGGTTACTTAAGTGATTTGGTTAGTCACGGATTCTTGCAGGAAGAAAAAAAACAGGATGGCCACACTTATTATGTTATACATGACCTGCTCCATGACTTGGCAAGAAATGTTTCAGCACATGAATGTCTTAGCATACAAGGGCCTAATATGTGGAAAATACAAATTCCTGCATCTATACGTCACATGTCCATCATCATAAATAATGGAGATGTCCAGGACAAAACATCCTTTGAAAATCGTAAGAGAGGCCTTGATACACTTGGTAAAAGATTGAACACTGGAAAACTACGTACTTTGATGTTATTTGGAGATCACCATGGAAGCTTTTGCAAGGTATTTAGTGATATGTTTGAGGAAGCAAAAGGCCTTCGTGTCATTTTCTTATCTGGAGCATCTTATGATGTGGAGGAACTGTTGCCCAGATTTTTACAACTTGTCCATCTTCGTTACCTAAGGATGAAGGGTTATGTATTAAATGGAAGAAATCTATTTGCCAGGATGTCAAGATTCTATAACTTATTGGTCCTAGATTTGAAAGAATGCTACATTTTTAGTTCTACAAATACAGAAGACATCTGTGCTTCTACAAGAGATATGAGCAACCTAGTGAAAATTCGTCATTTTCTTGTGCCAATAAGTTCTTATCATTATGGAATTTTCGAGGTTGGGAAGCTTAAATCTATACAAGAGCTAAGTAGGTTTGAGGTCAAAAGAGAAAAACATGGTTTTGAATGGATTCAATTAGGGCAATTGGAACAGCTCCAAGGGTCATTGAAGATTCATAATCTTGAAAAGGTTGATGGTTCAGCAGAAATTGAAGAATTTAAATTAGTCCAGTTGCACAACTTAAATCGCTTAATATTGGGTTGGGATAAAAACCGGCCTAATAGGGATCCAGAAATGGAACAAAATGTTCTTGAATGCCTTAAACCACACAGTAATCTTCGAGAGTTGTGCATTAGAGGACATGGAGGTTACACATACCCTACTTGGCTATGTACTGACCACACTGGTAAGAATTTGGAATGCCTTTCTCTCAAAGATGTAGCCTGGAAAAGTCTTCCACCTATGTTGGGAGAGTTGTTGATGGTTGGCGAAGAGCGCCCAAGTGTCGCAGGCCAAATCTTTCAGAATCTAAAAAGGCTAGAACTTGTCAACATAGCAACTCTGAAAAAATGGAGTGCAAATAGCcctttctctaaactagaggTACTCACTATTAAGGGTTGTTCTGAACTTACAGAGCTGCCATTTCCGCACATGTTTCCCAGCCTACAAGAGATATATATTTCAAAATGTGAGGAACTAGTTTCAGTGCCCCCAATTCCCTGGAGTAGTTCTCTGTCCAAAGCTGAACTGATAACAGTGGGTGCTAGTATTCAGTACATAGATTACCGGAAAActgatcagaaaattcatgTACAGTTCAAAAAGGATGCTCTTGATCGTGAACTCTGGGATGTATTGGCCTTTACTAATCTGAGTGAAATAAGGGAGTTCAGGATCAGTGAATGCCCACTTGTGCCTCTACATCACCTGAAAGTGCTAAACTCTCTGAAGACCCTGCATATAAGTGACTGTACTAGTGTCCTGTGGCCAACTGAAGGTGAGAATGATTCCCCATTCGAGTTCCCAGTTGaacagctccagatatcagattGTGGTGCCACTGTGAAGGAATTGTTACAGCTAATCTCTTATTTCCCTAACCTCTCAACGTTGGTACTATGGAAGAGAGATAACAAGCAGACAGGAGGAGCAGAGGAAACAGAAGCTGCAGCAGGAGGACAGCTGCCTTTGCCCCTCCAATTAAAGGAGTTGCTCCAAAATCAGAGCTCCCTGAGAAATCTGGCTATAGGGGATTGCCTCATGCTTCTATCCTCCAGTTCGATCCCCTCTTTTTACTGCCCTTTCCCGACCTCTCTGCAGTACCTCAATCTTTGTGGTGTGAAGGATGCCATGCTTACACTGGTTCCTCTCACAAATCTGACCAAATTGGACCTATATGATTGTGGAGGTCTAAGATCAGAGGACCTATGGCATCTCCTTGCCCAAGGTCGTCTCAAGGAATTAGAAATCTGGAGAGCGCACAACTTACTTGATGTCCCAAAGCCTTCACAGATGTGCGAACAAGATCTTCCCCAGCATAGCTCCAGGTTGCCGGCGCTCGAAACGGATGGGGAAGCAGGAGGCGCCGTTTCTGTGCCCATTGGTGGCCAGttctcttcctctctcaccGAGCTAGATCTTGGTGGGAATGACGACTTGGAGCACTTCACAATGGAGCAATCGGAGGCCCTGCAGATGCTCACCTCCCTCCAGGTTCTTCGAATTCTGGGGTACTCTAGGCTGCAGTCCCTGCCAGAAGGGTTAAGTGGGCTTCCCAACCTCAAGAGATTAGTGATCTGGTTGTGTGACTCCTTCCGGTCGCTACCGAAGGGCGGCCTTCCAAGTTCACTGGTGGAACTACATATCTCGTTCTGTAAGGTCATCCGGTCGCTGCCCAAGGGTACCCTCCCAAGTTCGCTGACAGAACTACACATAAATGGTTGTGGTGCCTTCCGGTTGCTACCAAAGGGAAGCCTTCCAAGTTCACTGAAGATATTACGGATCCGCGGCTGTCCTGCTATCAGGTCGCTGCATGAGGGCAGCCTCCCGAATTCACTTCAAATGCTAGATGTCACAGATAGCAACGAGAAGCTACAGAAGCAGTGCCAGAAGCTGCAAGGAACAATACCCATAGTTAAGTTCTGA